A single Vespula vulgaris chromosome 3, iyVesVulg1.1, whole genome shotgun sequence DNA region contains:
- the LOC127062849 gene encoding platelet binding protein GspB-like isoform X7 — translation MKILVSSLLFLVVSTTALSIQPNRVDLRRNSPINTISKIEASLGIRAQGKGAVNSGQSTAAHGGSSAVVNIGINAGGKGGVNSGKNTGAYAGSNVNAKIGLGAVVGAGVNSGKNTGAYGGSNANAKIGVATAVGAGVNSGKNTGSHGGSNANAKIGVATAVGAGVNSGKNTGSHGGSNANAKIGVATAVGAGVNSGKNTGSHGGSNANAKIGVATAVGAGVNSGKNTGGHGGSNVNAKIGIGAAGGVNARGDSKAGLGIYAGVHGGSHARADLGIKGGINAAGHGRSGSNTGANVNAGINVRTKEGSSAKASIGINAGVNVGAHGRSNAGAKIGINTRVHAGDNRGSKAGANLGISAGLHTRWNLPSQEHNQHKNHHESHLSYIPSFHNLPKLPHIPLPHIPLPHIPLPHIPFPPFHFWSTSTTSTTTEKPCESESTSSSTSKHPIETSSSSASPSSSSPKQPSVAPSSSASPSSFNSEQPSEAPSSSVSPSSESTPCEEPSKAPSSSASPSSSSSEQPSEAPSSSASPSSSSSEQPSAAPSSSASPSSSSSEQPSEAPSSSASPSSSSSEQPSAAPSSSASPSPSSSERPSEEPSSSASPSSSSSEKPSEAPSSPASPSSSSSEQPSEASSSSASPNSESTPCEEPSEAPSSSASPSSTSSEQPSEASSSSASPSSSSSEQPSEAPSSSASPSSSSSEQPSEAPSSSASPSSSSSEQPSEATSSSASPSPSSSEQPSEAPSSSASPSPSSSEQPSEAPSSSASPSSSSSEQPSEAPSSSAAPNSESTPCEEPSEASSSSASHSSTSSEQPSEAPSSSASPSSSSSEQPSEAPSSSASPSPSSSEQPSEAPSSSASPSSSSSEQPSEAPSSSASPSSSSSEQPSEAPSSSASPSPSSSEQPSEAPSSSASPSSSSSEQPSEAPSSSAAPNSESTPCEEPSEAPSSSASPSSTSSEQPSEAPSSSASPSSSSSEQPSEAPSSSASPSSSSSEQPSEAPSSSASPSPSSSEQPSEAPSSSASPSSSSSEQPSEAPSSSAAPNSESTPCEEPSEAPSSSASPSSTSSEQPSEAPSSSASPSSSSSEQPSEAPSSSASPSSSSSEQPSEAPSSSASPSSSSSEQPSEAPSSSASPSSSSSEQPSEAPSSSASPSSSSSEQPSEAPSSSASPSPSSSEQPSEAPSSSASPSSSSSEQPSEAPSSSAAPNSESTPCEEPSEAPSSSASPSSTSSEQLSEAPSSSASPSSSSSEQPSEAPSSSASPSSSSSEQPSEAPSSSASPSSSSSEQPSEAPSSSASPSSSSSEQPSEAPSSSASPSSSSSEQPSEAPSSSASPSPSSSEQPSEAPSSSASPSTSSFEQPSEAPSSSASPSSSSPEQPSEAPSSSASPISESTPCEESSKAPSSSASPSTSSSEQPSEAPSSSTSPSPSSSEQPSEEPSSSTSPSSSSSEQPSVTPSSSASPSSESTPCEDPSEAPSSSASPSSSSSEQPSEAPSSSASPNSSSSEQPSEAPSSSASPSSSSSEQPSEAPSSSASPSSSSSEQPSVAPSSSASPSSSSSEQPSEAPSSSASPSSESTPCEEPSEAPSSSASPSSSSSEQPSEAPSSSASPSSSSSDQPSEAPSSSASPSSSSSEQPSEAPSSSASPSSESTPCEEPSEAPSSSASPSSSSSEQPSEAPSSSASPSSSSSEQPSEAPSSSASPSSSSSEQPSEAPSSSASPSSSSSEQPSEAPSSSASPSPSSSEQPSEAPSSSASPSSSSSEQPSEAPSSSASPSSESTPCEEPSEAPSSSASPSSSSSEQPSEAPSSSASPSSSSSEQPSEAPSSSASPSSSSSDQPSEAPSSSASPSSSSSEQPSEAPSSSASPSSESTPCEEPSEAPSSSASPSSSSSEQPSEAPSSSASPSSSSSEQPSEAPSSSASPSSSSSEQPSEAPSSSVSPSSSSSEQPSEAPSSSASPSPSSSEQPSEAPSSSASPSSSSSEQPSEAPSSSASPSPSSSEQPSEAPSSSASPSSSSSEQPSEAPSSSASPSPSSSEQPSEAPSSSASPSSSSSEQPSEAPSSSASPSSSSSEQPSEAPSSSASPSSSSSEQPSEAPSSSASPSSSSSEQPTEAPSSSASPSSSSSEQPSEAPSSSAAPSSSSSEQPSEAPSSSASPSSSSSEQPSEAPSSSASPSSESTPCEEPSEAPSSSASPSSESTPCEEPSEAPSSSASPSSSSSEQPSEAPSSSASPSSSSSEQPSEAPSSSASPTSSSSEQPSVGPSSSPSPSSDSTPCDESSEGPSSSGSPSSSSSPQPSGAPSSSASPSTDSTPWTPSTGVPYHFTNPAGRHCICY, via the exons ATGAAGATACTCGTGTCCTCTCTACTCTTCCTTGTGGTTTCTACCACGGCCCTCTCG ATACAACCAAATCGAGTGGATCTAAGAAGAAATTCAccaataaatacaataagcaAAATTGAAGCAAGTCTAGGAATAAGAGCACAAGGAAAAGGAGCAGTGAATTCAGGACAGAGTACAGCAGCGCATGGAGGATCAAGTGCAGTCGTTAACATAGGAATAAATgcaggaggaaaaggaggagtgAATTCGGGAAAGAATACAGGAGCGTATGCAGGATCAAATGTAAACGCAAAAATAGGATTAGGTGCAGTAGTAGGAGCAGGAGTGAATTCAGGAAAGAATACAGGAGCGTATGGAGGATCAAATGCAAACGCTAAAATAGGAGTAGCTACAGCAGTAGGAGCAGGAGTGAATTCAGGAAAGAATACAGGATCGCATGGAGGATCAAATGCAAACGCTAAAATAGGAGTAGCTACAGCAGTAGGAGCAGGAGTGAATTCAGGAAAGAATACAGGATCGCATGGAGGATCAAATGCAAACGCTAAAATAGGAGTAGCTACAGCAGTAGGAGCAGGAGTGAATTCAGGAAAGAATACAGGATCGCATGGAGGATCAAATGCAAACGCTAAAATAGGAGTAGCTACAGCAGTAGGAGCAGGAGTGAATTCAGGAAAGAATACAGGAGGGCATGGAGGATCAAATGTAAACGCTAAAATAGGAATAGGTGCAGCAGGAGGAGTAAATGCGAGAGGAGACTCAAAAGCTGGTCTAGGAATATATGCAGGAGTACATGGAGGATCACATGCAAGAGCTGATTTAGGAATAAAGGGAGGAATAAATGCAGCAGGACATGGACGATCAGGTTCAAACACTGGTGCAAATGTAAATGCAGGAATAAATGtgagaacgaaagaaggatCAAGTGCAAAAGCTAGTATAGGAATAAATGCAGGAGTAAATGTGGGAGCGCATGGAAGATCAAATGCAGGAGCTAAAATAGGAATAAACACAAGAGTACATGCGGGAGATAATAGAGGATCAAAAGCAGGAGCAAATCTAGGAATAAGTGCAGGTCTACATACAAGATGGAACCTTCCCTCTCAAGAACATAACCAACACAAAAACCATCATGAATCTCATTTATCTTACATTCCCAGTTTCCATAATCTACCCAAATTACCACATATACCATTACCACATATACCATTGCCACATATACCATTACCTCATATACCATTTCCACCTTTCCACTTTTGGTCCACTAgcactacttctactactactgaAAAACCATGTGAATCTGAGTCTACTAGCTCTTCTACTTCTAAACATCCAATTGAAACATCGAGTAGCTCTGCATCGCCTAGTTCTTCCAGTCCCAAACAACCAAGCGTAGCACCAAGCAGCTCAGCCTCGCCTAGTTCCTTCAACTCTGAACAACCCAGTGAAGCACCTAGTAGTTCGGTCTCACCAAGTTCTGAATCTACCCCTTGTGAAGAACCAAGCAAAGCACCCAGCAGCTCTGCCTCACCAAGTTCTTCAAGTTCTGAACAACCTAGTGAAGCACCTAGCAGCTCTGCCTCGCCTAGTTCTTCCAGTTCTGAACAACCAAGCGCAGCACCCAGCAGCTCTGCCTCACCAAGTTCTTCAAGTTCTGAACAACCTAGTGAAGCACCTAGCAGCTCTGCCTCGCCTAGTTCTTCCAGTTCTGAACAACCAAGCGCAGCACCCAGCAGCTCTGCCTCACCAAGTCCTTCCAGTTCTGAACGACCTAGTGAAGAACCCAGCAGTTCTGCCTCACCTAGTTCTTCCAGTTCTGAAAAACCCAGTGAAGCACCCAGCAGCCCTGCCTCGCCTAGTTCTTCCAGTTCTGAACAACCAAGTGAAGCATCTAGTAGTTCGGCCTCACCAAATTCGGAATCTACTCCTTGTGAAGAACCAAGCGAAGCACCCAGCAGCTCTGCCTCGCCTAGTTCTACCAGTTCTGAACAACCTAGTGAAGCATCCAGCAGCTCTGCCTCGCCTAGTTCTTCCAGTTCTGAACAGCCCAGTGAAGCACCCAGCAGCTCTGCCTCGCCTAGTTCTTCCAGTTCTGAACAACCCAGTGAAGCACCCAGCAGCTCTGCCTCGCCTAGTTCTTCCAGTTCTGAACAACCAAGTGAAGCAACCAGCAGTTCTGCCTCACCAAGTCCTTCAAGTTCAGAACAACCAAGCGAAGCACCAAGCAGCTCTGCCTCGC CAAGTCCTTCCAGTTCAGAACAACCAAGCGAAGCACCAAGCAGCTCTGCCTCGCCTAGTTCTTCCAGTTCTGAACAACCAAGTGAAGCACCTAGTAGTTCGGCCGCACCAAATTCGGAATCTACTCCTTGTGAAGAACCAAGCGAAGCATCTAGCAGCTCTGCCTCGCATAGTTCTACTAGTTCTGAACAACCCAGTGAAGCACCCAGCAGCTCTGCCTCGCCTAGTTCTTCCAGTTCTGAACAACCCAGTGAAGCACCCAGCAGTTCTGCCTCACCCAGTCCTTCCAGTTCAGAGCAACCAAGCGAAGCACCAAGCAGCTCTGCCTCGCCTAGTTCTTCCAGTTCTGAACAACCCAGTGAAGCACCAAGCAGCTCTGCCTCACCAAGCTCTTCTAGTTCTGAACAACCAAGCGAAGCACCCAGCAGTTCTGCCTCACCAAGTCCTTCCAGTTCAGAACAACCAAGCGAAGCACCAAGCAGCTCTGCCTCGCCTAGTTCTTCCAGTTCTGAACAACCAAGTGAAGCACCTAGTAGTTCGGCCGCACCAAATTCGGAATCTACTCCTTGTGAAGAACCAAGCGAAGCACCTAGCAGCTCTGCCTCGCCCAGTTCTACTAGTTCTGAACAACCCAGTGAAGCACCCAGCAGCTCTGCCTCGCCTAGTTCTTCCAGTTCTGAACAGCCCAGTGAAGCACCCAGCAGCTCTGCCTCGCCAAGCTCTTCCAGTTCTGAACAACCAAGCGAAGCACCCAGCAGTTCTGCCTCACCAAGTCCTTCCAGTTCAGAACAACCAAGCGAAGCACCAAGCAGCTCTGCCTCGCCTAGTTCTTCCAGTTCTGAACAACCAAGTGAAGCACCTAGTAGTTCGGCCGCACCAAATTCGGAATCTACTCCTTGTGAAGAACCAAGCGAAGCACCTAGCAGCTCTGCCTCGCCCAGTTCTACTAGTTCTGAACAACCCAGTGAAGCACCCAGCAGCTCTGCCTCGCCTAGTTCTTCCAGTTCTGAACAGCCCAGTGAAGCACCCAGCAGCTCTGCCTCGCCAAGTTCTTCCAGTTCTGAACAACCCAGTGAAGCACCCAGCAGCTCTGCCTCGCCAAGTTCTTCCAGTTCTGAACAACCCAGTGAAGCACCCAGCAGCTCGGCCTCGCCTAGTTCTTCCAGTTCTGAACAACCCAGTGAAGCACCCAGCAGCTCTGCCTCACCAAGCTCTTCCAGTTCTGAACAACCAAGCGAAGCACCCAGCAGTTCTGCCTCACCGAGTCCTTCCAGTTCAGAACAACCAAGCGAAGCACCAAGCAGCTCTGCCTCGCCTAGTTCTTCCAGTTCTGAACAACCAAGTGAAGCACCTAGTAGTTCGGCCGCACCAAATTCGGAATCCACTCCTTGTGAAGAACCAAGCGAAGCACCTAGCAGCTCTGCCTCGCCTAGTTCTACTAGTTCTGAACAACTCAGTGAAGCACCCAGCAGCTCTGCCTCGCCCAGTTCTTCCAGTTCTGAACAACCCAGTGAAGCACCCAGCAGCTCTGCCTCACCAAGCTCTTCCAGTTCTGAACAACCAAGCGAAGCACCCAGCAGTTCTGCCTCACCAAGCTCTTCCAGTTCTGAACAACCCAGTGAAGCACCCAGCAGCTCTGCCTCGCCAAGTTCTTCCAGTTCTGAACAACCCAGTGAAGCACCCAGCAGCTCGGCCTCGCCTAGTTCTTCCAGTTCTGAACAACCCAGTGAAGCACCCAGCAGTTCTGCCTCACCAAGTCCTTCCAGTTCAGAACAACCAAGCGAAGCACCAAGCAGCTCTGCCTCACCTAGTACTTCCAGTTTTGAACAACCCAGTGAAGCACCCAGCAGCTCTGCCTCGCCTAGTTCTTCGAGTCCTGAACAACCCAGTGAAGCACCTAGTAGCTCTGCCTCGCCAATTTCTGAATCTACTCCTTGTGAAGAATCAAGCAAAGCACCCAGCAGTTCTGCTTCACCAAGTACTTCCAGTTCTGAACAACCAAGTGAAGCACCCAGCAGCTCTACTTCACCTAGTCCTTCCAGTTCTGAACAACCTAGTGAAGAACCCAGCAGCTCTACCTCGCCTAGTTCTTCCAGTTCTGAACAACCGAGCGTAACACCTAGTAGTTCGGCCTCACCAAGTTCTGAATCTACCCCTTGTGAAGATCCGAGCGAAGCACCCAGCAGCTCGGCTTCACCAAGTTCTTCCAGTTCTGAACAACCCAGTGAAGCACCAAGCAGCTCTGCCTCACCTAATTCTTCCAGTTCTGAACAACCCAGTGAAGCACCAAGCAGCTCTGCCTCACCTAGTTCTTCCAGTTCTGAACAACCCAGTGAAGCACCCAGCAGCTCTGCCTCGCCAAGTTCTTCTAGTTCTGAACAACCGAGCGTAGCACCTAGTAGTTCTGCCTCACCAAGTTCTTCCAGTTCTGAACAACCAAGTGAAGCACCCAGCAGCTCTGCCTCACCAAGTTCTGAATCTACCCCTTGTGAAGAACCAAGCGAAGCTCCCAGTAGCTCGGCCTCACCAAGTTCCTCCAGTTCTGAACAACCAAGTGAAGCACCCAGCAGCTCTGCCTCTC CAAGTTCTTCCAGTTCCGATCAACCAAGCGAAGCTCCCAGTAGCTCTGCCTCACCAAGTTCTTCTAGTTCTGAACAACCTAGTGAAGCACCCAGCAGCTCTGCCTCACCAAGTTCTGAATCTACCCCTTGTGAAGAACCAAGCGAAGCACCCAGCAGCTCTGCCTCGCCTAGTTCTTCCAGTTCTGAACAGCCCAGTGAAGCACCCAGCAGCTCTGCCTCGCCAAGTTCTTCCAGTTCTGAACAACCCAGTGAAGCACCCAGCAGCTCGGCCTCGCCTAGTTCTTCCAGTTCTGAACAACCCAGTGAAGCACCCAGCAGCTCTGCCTCACCAAGCTCTTCCAGTTCTGAACAACCAAGCGAAGCACCCAGCAGTTCTGCCTCACCAAGTCCTTCCAGTTCTGAACAACCAAGCGAAGCACCCAGCAGCTCTGCCTCACCTAGTTCTTCCAGTTCTGAACAACCAAGTGAAGCACCCAGCAGCTCTGC CTCACCAAGTTCTGAATCTACCCCTTGTGAAGAACCAAGCGAAGCACCCAGCAGCTCTGCCTCGCCTAGTTCTTCCAGTTCTGAGCAGCCCAGTGAAGCACCCAGCAGCTCTGCCTCGCCAAGTTCTTCCAGTTCTGAACAACCCAGTGAAGCACCCAGCAGCTCGGCCTCGCCTAGTTCTTCCAGTTCCGATCAACCAAGCGAAGCTCCCAGTAGCTCTGCCTCACCAAGTTCTTCCAGTTCTGAACAACCAAGTGAAGCACCCAGCAGCTCTGCCTCACCAAGTTCTGAATCTACCCCTTGTGAAGAACCAAGCGAAGCACCCAGCAGCTCTGCCTCGCCTAGTTCTTCCAGTTCTGAACAACCCAGTGAAGCACCCAGCAGCTCTGCCTCGCCTAGTTCTTCCAGTTCTGAACAACCCAGTGAAGCACCCAGCAGCTCTGCCTCACCAAGCTCTTCCAGTTCTGAACAACCAAGCGAAGCACCCAGCAGTTCTGTCTCACCAAGCTCTTCCAGTTCTGAACAACCAAGCGAAGCACCCAGCAGTTCTGCCTCACCAAGTCCTTCCAGTTCTGAACAACCAAGCGAAGCACCCAGCAGCTCTGCCTCAC CAAGCTCTTCCAGTTCTGAACAACCAAGCGAAGCACCCAGCAGTTCTGCCTCACCAAGTCCTTCCAGTTCTGAACAACCAAGCGAAGCACCCAGCAGTTCTGCCTCACCAAGCTCTTCCAGTTCTGAACAACCAAGCGAAGCACCCAGCAGTTCTGCCTCACCAAGTCCTTCCAGTTCTGAACAACCAAGCGAAGCACCCAGCAGTTCTGCCTCGCCTAGTTCTTCCAGTTCTGAACAACCCAGTGAAGCACCCAGCAGCTCTGCCTCACCAAGCTCTTCCAGTTCTGAACAACCAAGCGAAGCACCCAGCAGTTCTGCCTCACCAAGCTCTTCCAGTTCTGAGCAACCAAGCGAAGCACCAAGCAGCTCGGCCTCGCCTAGTTCCTCCAGTTCTGAACAACCAACTGAAGCACCCAGCAGCTCTGCCTCGCCTAGTTCTTCCAGTTCTGAACAACCAAGTGAAGCTCCCAGTAGCTCTGCCGCGCCTAGTTCTTCCAGTTCTGAACAACCAAGTGAAGCTCCCAGTAGCTCTGCCTCACCAAGTTCTTCCAGTTCTGAACAACCAAGTGAAGCACCCAGCAGCTCTGCCTCACCAAGTTCTGAATCTACCCCTTGTGAAGAACCAAGCGAAGCAC CCAGCAGCTCTGCCTCACCAAGTTCTGAATCTACCCCTTGTGAAGAACCAAGCGAAGCACCCAGCAGCTCGGCCTCGCCTAGTTCTTCCAGTTCTGAACAACCAAGCGAAGCACCCAGCAGCTCTGCCTCACCTAGTTCTTCCAGTTCTGAGCAACCAAGCGAAGCTCCCAGCAGCTCTGCCTCACCAACTTCTTCCAGTTCTGAACAACCTAGTGTAGGACCTAGTAGTTCGCCCTCACCAAGTTCTGACTCTACTCCTTGTGATGAATCAAGCGAAGGACCAAGCAGTTCTGGCTCCCCTAGTTCTTCCAGTTCTCCCCAACCGAGCGGAGCACCAAGTAGTTCTGCCTCACCAAGTACTGATTCCACCCCTTGGACCCCATCGACTGGTGTACCTTACCACTTTACGAATCCTGCCGGTCGACATTGCATTTgctattga